A genome region from Hevea brasiliensis isolate MT/VB/25A 57/8 chromosome 9, ASM3005281v1, whole genome shotgun sequence includes the following:
- the LOC110649630 gene encoding late embryogenesis abundant protein At1g64065 — MAEDNQAVVPLAPLKFYPRSDEEFAFKPIKPRQDKRSKCLVYVLAGIVFLSVVFLVIALVMRPRTPDLGLSLVSVKNLVYTNNNASFPSFNMTIQAEFTIDNPNFGQFVFENATASVLYRGKTVGEAKIGGGRVSAKETEKIKVKVDVRSYRLSDVDNYSKDGILKLSSYANFSGRVQLWKIVKKRKTASINCSMSFNLTSPAFDLQDLICS; from the coding sequence ATGGCAGAAGATAATCAGGCTGTCGTTCCGTTAGCACCTCTGAAGTTTTACCCAAGAAGCGATGAGGAATTTGCCTTCAAACCAATAAAACCCCGCCAAGATAAAAGAAGTAAATGCCTCGTTTATGTTCTTGCTGGAATTGTCTTCCTCAGTGTAGTCTTCCTTGTTATTGCCCTAGTAATGCGTCCGAGAACTCCTGATCTCGGATTGAGCTTGGTTTCTGTGAAAAATCTCGTTTATACTAATAATAATGCATCGTTCCCTTCGTTCAATATGACAATACAGGCCGAGTTCACGATCGACAATCCGAATTTCGGGCAGTTCGTGTTCGAGAATGCTACTGCAAGTGTGTTGTATAGAGGCAAGACAGTGGGCGAAGCCAAAATAGGTGGGGGAAGAGTCAGTGCTAAAGAAACAGAGAAGATAAAGGTTAAGGTGGATGTGAGATCGTATAGATTATCGGATGTTGACAACTATAGCAAGGATGGGATTTTGAAGCTGAGCAGCTATGCCAACTTCAGTGGAAGAGTTCAATTGTGGAAGATTGTAAAGAAGAGGAAAACTGCTTCCATAAATTGTAGCATGAGTTTTAATTTGACAAGCCCTGCTTTTGATCTTCAGGATTTGATATGTAGCTGA